The Candidatus Poribacteria bacterium genome window below encodes:
- a CDS encoding HEPN domain-containing protein, with the protein MVTRQAIQATCDDIVREFAPLQVILFGSYAYGTPTESSDVDLLVVMPVTKSETSKQAIEISQRIRPHFNVDLLVRSPEDIAYRLSHNDWFLREITEKGEILYESANFFMAPPKKERGTMNSLTLEWIEKAEEDYAIVLLIQREQKPMYNSICFHAQQCIEKYLKAWLQEADIPVPRTHDLKELLQLIVPTFPIWHTWESDFSTLAKHAVAIRYPGDSATIDNASHAMHICAKVRQAVRQQLKLPLDISDDTG; encoded by the coding sequence ATGGTTACCCGACAAGCTATTCAAGCGACATGTGATGATATCGTGCGCGAATTCGCACCCCTGCAAGTGATCCTGTTTGGTTCCTACGCGTATGGCACCCCGACTGAAAGCTCGGATGTCGATTTGTTGGTAGTAATGCCTGTAACGAAATCGGAAACCAGCAAACAAGCGATAGAAATCTCGCAGCGTATTCGTCCCCACTTCAACGTAGATTTATTAGTACGTTCACCCGAAGATATTGCGTATCGCCTCTCACATAACGACTGGTTTCTCCGTGAGATTACTGAAAAAGGTGAGATCCTTTATGAGTCCGCTAATTTTTTCATGGCACCACCGAAAAAAGAGAGAGGCACTATGAATTCGTTGACTCTGGAATGGATAGAAAAGGCTGAAGAAGATTATGCTATAGTTCTGTTGATTCAGCGAGAACAGAAGCCAATGTATAACAGTATCTGCTTTCATGCCCAACAGTGTATCGAAAAGTATCTCAAGGCATGGCTGCAAGAAGCGGATATCCCCGTTCCAAGGACTCACGATCTAAAAGAATTGCTACAGTTAATTGTTCCAACTTTTCCTATATGGCACACTTGGGAGTCTGACTTTTCGACACTTGCTAAACATGCAGTGGCGATTCGCTATCCCGGGGATTCAGCGACGATAGACAATGCGTCGCATGCGATGCATATCTGTGCTAAGGTGCGTCAAGCCGTTCGCCAGCAGTTAAAACTCCCACTTGATATTTCAGATGATACAGGTTGA
- a CDS encoding VOC family protein: protein MLAVKELGHVGLYCTDVQKSQDFYTRILGLTVTDAHPEGHIIFLSAQPESEHHELALCPGRDAPPGAKVVQQVSFIVNDLADLKQFHARVKEEGVRIRSVVNHGISLAIYFYDPDENVVEVYAKTPYKIPQPFSEDVDLDLDDEALMKIAETGTPTTG from the coding sequence ATGTTAGCTGTTAAAGAACTTGGCCACGTTGGACTCTACTGCACGGATGTACAAAAATCCCAAGATTTCTATACACGCATTCTTGGTCTCACTGTCACCGATGCACATCCGGAAGGGCACATTATCTTTCTGAGTGCGCAGCCGGAATCAGAACACCACGAATTGGCGTTGTGCCCCGGCAGGGATGCTCCACCGGGTGCAAAGGTTGTGCAACAAGTCTCGTTTATCGTCAACGATCTTGCGGATTTAAAGCAATTCCACGCGCGCGTCAAGGAAGAAGGGGTACGGATTCGGAGTGTGGTGAACCACGGTATCTCTCTCGCGATCTACTTCTACGATCCAGATGAGAATGTCGTTGAGGTCTACGCCAAAACCCCGTACAAGATCCCGCAACCATTCTCAGAGGACGTAGACCTGGATCTGGACGACGAGGCGTTAATGAAAATCGCCGAGACCGGCACACCCACAACAGGCTGA
- a CDS encoding discoidin domain-containing protein, translating to MRSTKYWWFVILAMLISMPLVFAVHDEDKGPEKFGRYEFKEQDIKAATDECDAGGKPGPEFVPTVRDKEPNLALLKDAKPEASSQLEGWCPRRHCIEYLNDGFYNNCRSWIIGTIPGWAQIDMGEVANVNRIYFASDHSQGFLDRTTADFDILVATTKADANSDANTWTKVYTHKGDPVSKTTEFTFKDVEARWLRLHIRTNGGARVDEIEIYGGRDPMDVEPQEKFTTTWARLKTE from the coding sequence ATGAGATCGACAAAGTATTGGTGGTTTGTAATCTTGGCGATGCTAATAAGCATGCCCCTCGTCTTCGCAGTCCACGATGAAGATAAGGGACCCGAAAAATTTGGGCGCTACGAATTTAAAGAGCAGGACATCAAAGCGGCAACGGATGAATGTGATGCTGGAGGCAAACCGGGTCCCGAATTTGTGCCAACAGTTCGGGATAAAGAACCCAACTTGGCACTCCTCAAAGATGCGAAACCGGAAGCTTCCTCGCAGCTGGAGGGCTGGTGTCCCCGCAGACACTGTATTGAATATCTCAACGACGGTTTTTACAACAACTGCCGAAGCTGGATTATTGGTACAATACCCGGCTGGGCGCAAATCGACATGGGCGAAGTCGCCAATGTGAACCGTATCTATTTCGCGAGCGATCATTCACAAGGTTTTCTCGACCGGACAACCGCTGATTTCGATATTCTCGTCGCCACGACTAAAGCGGATGCAAACTCCGATGCGAACACATGGACAAAGGTCTATACGCACAAGGGCGACCCAGTTAGTAAAACCACCGAATTTACCTTTAAGGATGTAGAAGCACGGTGGTTACGACTCCATATTCGCACGAATGGTGGCGCGCGTGTCGATGAAATCGAAATTTACGGTGGTAGAGATCCAATGGATGTCGAACCGCAAGAGAAATTTACTACGACATGGGCAAGGCTAAAAACAGAGTAA
- a CDS encoding Gfo/Idh/MocA family oxidoreductase, with translation MNSQKPLTIGIIGSGNMGRHHLRVITEYGASVVAVHDVQSEAARELATHADGALATTDLDAFFDVDMDGVVITTPPPVRLVPIQMACDRGISVMVEKPPALNMVEGRKCLASIEKAGIIAAVGFQLRYHPLYEQLKALIASETVHLVRTVCTVNYYLSFRMSPWFLQYEISGGPLPEQAVHVLDCARFVIGNPKPVQAHALAIKNMALERTEFDAENAIQMTYQLDNGVFGTHMNHCGTENFSFEVEVVGPHLRLHANMTENVIRGYLNGETINEPAVSENSLGLDKTGAWLRAIETGDRTLIRSPFADGVQTLALIDAAVQSRDTGRFIQVKDL, from the coding sequence ATGAACTCTCAAAAACCATTGACAATTGGCATCATCGGTTCTGGCAATATGGGCAGACATCATCTCAGAGTGATAACCGAGTACGGCGCGAGCGTCGTTGCCGTCCATGACGTGCAATCTGAGGCAGCACGCGAACTCGCAACGCATGCGGATGGAGCACTTGCCACTACTGATTTAGATGCTTTTTTCGATGTAGATATGGACGGGGTAGTTATCACAACACCACCGCCTGTCCGCCTTGTACCTATCCAGATGGCATGCGATCGTGGCATATCTGTGATGGTCGAGAAACCTCCTGCCCTAAATATGGTTGAAGGTAGAAAATGCCTTGCATCTATTGAGAAAGCAGGCATCATCGCTGCTGTGGGATTTCAACTCCGTTATCATCCGCTCTATGAACAGTTGAAGGCGTTAATCGCTTCGGAGACGGTGCATCTCGTCCGAACGGTCTGCACCGTCAATTATTACCTCAGTTTCAGGATGTCGCCATGGTTCCTGCAGTATGAGATAAGCGGTGGTCCCTTGCCGGAACAAGCGGTGCATGTCTTGGATTGTGCTCGGTTTGTCATCGGGAATCCGAAACCGGTGCAGGCACATGCCTTAGCGATTAAAAATATGGCACTGGAACGGACCGAATTCGATGCTGAAAATGCCATCCAAATGACCTATCAACTGGATAACGGGGTTTTCGGAACACACATGAATCACTGTGGGACCGAAAATTTTAGTTTTGAAGTTGAAGTCGTCGGACCACATTTGCGACTACACGCAAACATGACAGAAAATGTCATTCGTGGATACCTTAACGGCGAAACTATCAATGAACCGGCAGTCTCCGAAAACAGTTTAGGTTTAGACAAAACCGGGGCATGGCTGCGCGCCATTGAAACAGGCGATAGGACACTCATCCGCTCACCTTTTGCTGATGGCGTACAGACGCTTGCCTTAATTGATGCCGCGGTCCAGAGCCGCGACACCGGTAGATTTATCCAAGTGAAGGACCTGTAA
- a CDS encoding ArsC family (seleno)protein gives MQEFLDTHNLEVENRTDARKEAMDAAAVWDLMSGAKQIIVAKGRRIENFVPTEDTRESILKVVIGRSGSLRAPTVQSGDVFLVGFNETLYGPEAPFT, from the coding sequence GTGCAAGAGTTTCTTGACACACACAACTTAGAAGTAGAAAACCGGACGGATGCGCGAAAAGAAGCAATGGATGCAGCAGCCGTATGGGATTTAATGAGCGGCGCGAAGCAGATCATCGTTGCAAAAGGAAGACGAATAGAAAACTTCGTGCCAACTGAAGACACACGCGAGTCAATTCTAAAAGTCGTGATCGGACGAAGTGGCAGCCTGCGTGCACCCACAGTGCAAAGTGGAGACGTTTTCCTCGTCGGCTTCAACGAAACGCTCTATGGTCCAGAAGCACCGTTCACTTAA
- a CDS encoding NAD(P)-dependent oxidoreductase, with protein MSIEKILITGASGYLAQFIIDQLHGEYQLTLTDLVEPDRAFADTTFIKADVTNASEIEAVCAGQDAVVHLVALVRGRSDKPASLFADVMVKGTWNVAEACVKQGVQKLVNISSISACPPAPSAKLPYEVSDDFQFGAGDLYYALAKYLGEQIGAAYHQAHGLDVIHVRPGVIAGDGQNPGPSAPDVVTDPWFVYVDPRDVAQCVARAIETETVRYGSYNAVAGRADSRFSWKEAAADLGYSPEHNWPEIPDSDA; from the coding sequence ATGTCTATTGAAAAGATTCTGATCACGGGTGCCAGCGGATATCTGGCGCAATTTATCATCGACCAGCTGCACGGTGAATACCAACTCACGCTCACCGATCTCGTTGAACCCGATCGTGCGTTTGCTGATACGACTTTTATCAAGGCAGACGTGACAAACGCCTCCGAAATCGAAGCAGTGTGTGCAGGGCAGGATGCCGTTGTGCATCTCGTTGCCTTAGTCCGGGGACGCTCCGATAAGCCAGCTTCGCTATTCGCAGATGTTATGGTGAAAGGTACATGGAACGTAGCAGAAGCGTGCGTGAAACAAGGCGTTCAGAAACTGGTGAATATCTCCAGTATTTCAGCGTGCCCTCCTGCTCCGAGTGCAAAATTGCCGTACGAGGTGAGCGATGATTTCCAATTCGGCGCGGGAGATCTCTACTATGCACTGGCGAAATACCTCGGTGAGCAGATCGGGGCGGCGTATCATCAAGCACACGGGTTGGACGTGATTCATGTTCGCCCGGGAGTCATTGCCGGAGACGGACAGAATCCGGGTCCGTCAGCCCCTGACGTTGTAACGGATCCTTGGTTCGTTTACGTAGATCCGAGGGACGTTGCGCAGTGTGTTGCCCGTGCGATTGAGACAGAGACGGTAAGATACGGGTCGTACAACGCTGTCGCCGGACGTGCAGATTCCCGTTTTTCGTGGAAAGAGGCAGCAGCTGATTTAGGATATTCACCTGAGCATAACTGGCCAGAGATTCCCGACAGCGATGCGTAA
- a CDS encoding site-specific DNA-methyltransferase — MTSEKNEIQPKTAELRAEIADLDAELTEDFKAQFSVAPFLSRKIVSFQGNKDKPAYSWYKYKEAFSASLVEYFLGSYDGQISGKVLDPFAGIGTTLFAASSQGIAADGIELLPIGQEIIRARLLSERELTSNDFATLERWITSLPWKEGAARVPFSTLRITENAYPPETVVAIERYRGALQQENEEIQAILRLALLCILENISYTRKDGQYLRWDARSGKQRPGTKAFNKGEILGFDAAITAKLKEILSDVRNAEVPATLFPVKHITKDIRLFEGSCLEVLPTLETAAYGAVMTSPPYCNRYDYTRTYALELAMLGLTQADVLRLRQEMLSCTVENREKDLLKICPQWKPFIEAANQQKLLQTIYTYLEHEKMSGPLNNNGIPRMVRGYFSEMACVIGECARVLKPNARLFMVNDNVRYAGVSISVDMILSDIARSLGFEVEKILVMPGKKGNSSQQMGVYGRVPLRKCVYVWRKR, encoded by the coding sequence ATGACATCCGAAAAAAATGAAATCCAGCCAAAAACTGCGGAATTGCGTGCTGAAATCGCCGACCTTGACGCTGAACTTACTGAGGATTTTAAAGCACAATTCTCGGTAGCTCCATTCCTATCCCGCAAAATCGTCAGTTTTCAGGGAAATAAAGACAAACCCGCCTACAGTTGGTACAAATATAAGGAAGCCTTTTCAGCAAGCCTTGTTGAATATTTCCTCGGTAGTTACGACGGACAAATATCGGGAAAAGTCCTTGATCCATTTGCTGGAATAGGAACAACCCTGTTCGCGGCGAGTTCCCAAGGAATCGCCGCTGACGGTATAGAACTATTACCCATTGGTCAGGAGATTATCCGTGCCCGTCTCCTTTCAGAAAGAGAACTAACATCAAATGACTTCGCGACACTTGAACGCTGGATAACCTCTCTCCCGTGGAAAGAAGGCGCAGCAAGGGTGCCCTTCAGTACACTCCGGATCACAGAAAACGCCTATCCACCAGAAACAGTAGTGGCAATTGAACGGTACAGAGGTGCTCTTCAACAAGAAAACGAGGAAATTCAGGCAATCTTAAGGCTTGCTCTTTTGTGCATCTTAGAAAACATCAGCTACACTCGAAAAGATGGACAATATCTGCGCTGGGATGCGCGCTCAGGCAAGCAACGCCCTGGAACAAAGGCATTCAACAAAGGCGAAATTCTCGGCTTTGACGCTGCTATAACCGCTAAACTCAAAGAAATCTTATCGGATGTCCGCAATGCTGAAGTACCCGCAACACTTTTCCCTGTTAAGCACATCACGAAGGATATTCGGTTATTTGAAGGTTCATGTCTTGAAGTGTTACCGACCCTTGAAACAGCTGCCTATGGGGCAGTTATGACTTCACCCCCTTATTGCAACCGTTACGATTACACTCGGACTTATGCCCTTGAGCTCGCCATGTTAGGACTGACACAAGCAGATGTTTTGCGTTTACGACAGGAAATGCTCAGTTGTACAGTGGAAAATAGAGAAAAGGATTTGTTGAAAATCTGTCCGCAATGGAAACCCTTTATAGAAGCAGCGAACCAGCAGAAATTGCTACAAACCATATACACCTACCTTGAGCATGAAAAGATGTCTGGTCCCCTAAACAATAACGGTATCCCGAGAATGGTTCGCGGATATTTTTCCGAGATGGCGTGTGTCATCGGTGAATGTGCTCGCGTCTTAAAACCGAATGCTCGGCTTTTCATGGTAAACGACAATGTGCGTTATGCAGGCGTGAGCATTTCGGTAGACATGATCTTATCCGACATCGCGCGATCTCTCGGTTTTGAGGTAGAAAAAATTCTTGTAATGCCGGGGAAAAAGGGAAATAGCAGTCAACAAATGGGAGTGTATGGACGCGTGCCACTTCGGAAATGTGTGTATGTCTGGAGAAAGAGATAA
- a CDS encoding site-specific DNA-methyltransferase, whose product MNTPFANTLYYGDCLDIMAGFPDSYIDLICLDPPFNSNEKYNKVFKNSGLLIDPQIKAFDDVWLWDDTSAERVARVKNAVANPASKVIAGFEGFIPRSKMLSYTSYMAERLFMMHRILKDTGSIYLHCDPYASHYLKLVMDAIFGENNFRNEIVWSYRSGGVSKNWFGRKHDIILFYSKDSRNVHTFHVQKERSYSANNLPPGFKGIEKYKDEYGRWYTMASMRDVWEIDMVGRTSNERLGYPTQKPLALYERIIKASSNPGDLVLDPFAGCGTTIEAAKKNGRNVIGIDILPFALRLINRYRLATNGITPLPIEGVPVDMDTAHQLAKTDPFKFQDWTISLIDGLASNPQKVGDDGIDGFGMFLNKPDNMDRKAIIIQVTGASGSQKAKFDRLHANIRNENAAMGILITLDTQTAQRNWKHTLDPIRMGETTYAPIQCFSIEEYYRNNERWDRILTLPSLANPWTGKQIQQKILFEA is encoded by the coding sequence ATGAACACTCCATTTGCAAACACGCTCTATTACGGCGATTGCCTTGATATTATGGCAGGCTTCCCCGACAGCTATATCGACCTGATCTGCCTCGATCCGCCGTTTAACTCGAACGAGAAATACAACAAGGTTTTTAAGAACTCCGGACTCCTCATTGATCCACAAATCAAAGCGTTTGATGATGTCTGGCTTTGGGATGACACGTCTGCAGAACGCGTCGCGCGTGTCAAGAACGCTGTTGCTAACCCCGCATCAAAAGTGATTGCTGGATTTGAAGGGTTCATTCCGCGGAGTAAGATGCTTTCTTATACCTCCTACATGGCAGAACGCCTCTTTATGATGCACCGTATCTTGAAGGATACGGGGAGCATTTACCTGCACTGTGACCCCTACGCCAGCCACTACCTGAAACTCGTGATGGATGCGATTTTCGGTGAGAACAACTTTCGGAATGAGATTGTTTGGTCATACCGTTCTGGTGGCGTAAGTAAAAATTGGTTTGGAAGAAAACATGATATTATTCTTTTTTATAGTAAAGATTCGCGGAATGTGCATACCTTTCACGTTCAGAAGGAACGTTCATACTCAGCAAATAATTTACCGCCAGGGTTTAAGGGTATAGAAAAATATAAAGATGAATATGGACGCTGGTATACAATGGCATCCATGCGTGATGTTTGGGAGATAGACATGGTAGGAAGAACATCCAACGAACGCCTCGGTTATCCAACCCAAAAACCTCTTGCACTCTACGAACGCATCATCAAAGCGTCCTCTAACCCCGGCGATCTTGTGTTAGACCCGTTCGCGGGCTGTGGCACGACGATAGAGGCTGCGAAGAAAAACGGGAGGAATGTTATTGGTATAGACATCCTGCCCTTCGCACTCCGTTTGATAAACCGCTATCGCCTTGCAACAAACGGTATAACACCGCTTCCAATCGAAGGAGTACCTGTTGATATGGATACTGCTCATCAACTTGCCAAAACCGATCCGTTCAAGTTCCAGGACTGGACAATCTCACTCATAGACGGCTTGGCATCCAACCCACAGAAAGTTGGCGATGATGGTATTGATGGGTTTGGGATGTTCCTAAACAAGCCTGATAACATGGATCGCAAAGCGATTATCATTCAGGTCACAGGTGCCTCCGGCTCACAGAAGGCGAAGTTTGATAGACTTCACGCGAATATCCGAAACGAGAACGCCGCGATGGGCATCCTAATCACACTTGATACGCAAACTGCACAGCGCAATTGGAAACATACCTTAGACCCTATAAGGATGGGCGAAACCACTTATGCTCCTATACAGTGTTTCTCTATTGAGGAATACTACCGAAACAACGAGCGATGGGATCGGATATTGACCCTCCCTTCGCTGGCAAATCCGTGGACAGGGAAGCAGATACAGCAGAAGATTTTATTTGAGGCGTAA
- a CDS encoding type I restriction enzyme HsdR N-terminal domain-containing protein → MKEAIVEQAVKTYFADQFPQFSTAQQCEVQFGTRHGIADVVLHQPIRDERGYFVAIAECKRLPLPILRAQARAQLKSYMSATNTQYGVLAVGTDPRNWEFCENKYNNWFAEINREDFERGIKNWEPVSAAALAIDGRAKHRTSHWWKRLALFLGVLFIVSIASLLLLWPDPPEPIVYITKTGRKYHTYNCNFLEHYADRKFAIYLDEAEKNYDPCGICSPHRTEKLR, encoded by the coding sequence ATGAAAGAAGCCATAGTTGAACAAGCAGTCAAAACCTATTTCGCTGATCAATTCCCGCAATTTTCAACAGCGCAGCAGTGTGAAGTCCAGTTCGGCACGCGACACGGCATCGCGGATGTTGTTCTGCATCAGCCCATCAGAGATGAAAGAGGATACTTTGTAGCGATTGCGGAGTGCAAGAGATTACCCCTCCCCATCCTACGGGCACAAGCGAGAGCACAATTGAAAAGTTATATGAGTGCTACGAACACACAGTATGGTGTTCTCGCTGTCGGCACGGATCCCCGGAATTGGGAGTTCTGCGAGAATAAGTATAACAATTGGTTCGCTGAGATCAATCGGGAAGATTTTGAACGGGGCATTAAGAACTGGGAACCTGTATCGGCAGCGGCTTTAGCCATAGACGGACGAGCAAAGCATAGAACTTCACACTGGTGGAAACGACTTGCACTGTTTTTAGGCGTTCTGTTTATTGTGAGTATCGCATCACTTTTGTTGCTGTGGCCCGATCCGCCAGAGCCAATCGTTTATATTACGAAGACAGGAAGGAAATACCATACCTATAATTGCAATTTTTTGGAGCACTACGCTGATAGAAAGTTTGCGATTTATTTGGATGAAGCCGAAAAGAATTATGACCCTTGTGGAATTTGTTCCCCGCATAGAACTGAAAAGTTAAGGTAA
- a CDS encoding AAA family ATPase, protein MDVYINVQNFGPIEKAEIDLRPLTIFVGESNTGKTYLAALIYALHKHFEGVPQLPWASSTASYFSLDYRSRDRYPQRQREALEQEMLEILEKLNTPGCPFKFSDLPQKMCDMLEYTLADQENFPDELKRCFDFESVSKLIRFTGNGSNEMNISLSVRDRDQMCWNFEARDTGSSNPAITGHINPDMILLDAKRKTEFNEISDVERLFQTLSTRRWRKSDSYYLPAARSGIMQSLGVIKLSLIKRTTRIGLDRLEVSTFSGMIADFLEWVISYTEISTSPSSIRRVAEKLEAELLEGKIEVKRSTPEAYSEFLYRPDQAEGALRMSHSAAMVSELAPLVYLLQSHVGRGDLLIIEEPESHLHPGAQTKIAQTLTRLIRAGVRVMITTHSNWLLQQIGNLIREGELRKHGESTNESEDYLKAEEVGAWWFHKNKPVTELPFDLIEGIEPEDHLDIAEDLYNRAAGLHNRIEETKGRDAVESE, encoded by the coding sequence GTGGATGTCTACATTAACGTCCAAAACTTTGGTCCAATAGAAAAGGCGGAAATAGATCTGCGTCCACTGACTATATTCGTCGGTGAGAGCAACACCGGCAAGACGTATCTTGCCGCGCTTATTTACGCATTACACAAACATTTTGAGGGGGTCCCACAATTGCCTTGGGCAAGCTCTACTGCTTCTTATTTCAGTCTTGATTACCGTTCGCGAGACCGTTACCCACAAAGGCAGAGGGAGGCATTAGAGCAAGAAATGTTAGAGATACTCGAAAAGTTAAACACGCCTGGATGTCCGTTCAAATTTTCCGATTTACCTCAGAAGATGTGCGACATGTTAGAGTATACACTCGCAGATCAGGAAAACTTTCCAGACGAACTCAAGCGCTGTTTCGACTTTGAATCTGTTTCTAAGTTAATTCGATTCACTGGGAACGGAAGCAACGAAATGAACATTTCACTGTCGGTCCGCGACCGAGATCAAATGTGTTGGAATTTTGAGGCGCGGGATACTGGATCCAGCAATCCCGCGATAACTGGACATATCAACCCAGACATGATTCTCCTCGACGCAAAGCGTAAGACTGAGTTCAATGAAATATCCGATGTTGAACGTCTATTTCAGACTTTAAGCACCCGGCGGTGGCGAAAATCGGATTCATATTACTTGCCTGCTGCTCGGAGCGGCATCATGCAAAGCCTCGGTGTGATCAAACTTTCCCTCATCAAGCGGACGACGCGCATCGGTTTAGATCGGCTTGAAGTATCTACATTTTCGGGAATGATAGCGGATTTTCTGGAGTGGGTCATCAGTTACACGGAAATCAGCACATCGCCAAGCAGTATACGTCGCGTCGCTGAAAAATTGGAGGCGGAACTACTGGAGGGGAAAATAGAGGTTAAACGCTCCACGCCAGAAGCGTATTCGGAATTTCTGTACCGTCCAGATCAAGCAGAAGGGGCACTGCGGATGAGCCACTCCGCGGCAATGGTATCCGAACTGGCCCCTTTAGTCTACCTTCTGCAAAGTCACGTTGGACGGGGAGACTTGCTTATCATTGAGGAACCTGAATCTCACCTACATCCGGGAGCACAAACCAAAATCGCCCAGACGCTTACGCGTTTGATCCGAGCGGGTGTTCGCGTCATGATTACGACACATAGCAACTGGCTCCTCCAACAAATTGGGAACCTGATTCGCGAGGGCGAATTGCGAAAACACGGAGAGTCCACAAATGAATCAGAGGACTACCTGAAAGCGGAAGAGGTCGGTGCGTGGTGGTTTCATAAAAACAAGCCGGTCACAGAACTCCCGTTTGACCTTATTGAAGGTATAGAACCGGAAGATCATTTGGATATAGCGGAGGATCTCTATAACCGTGCGGCAGGGCTCCACAATAGAATTGAAGAAACGAAAGGAAGGGATGCGGTTGAATCTGAATAA
- a CDS encoding CRTAC1 family protein, with translation MRCFFWIVLFLTLPTFAFAEVQFVDATADAGITFQHVDGRTGEKFLIETLGSGALFFDFDIDGHLDLYVVNATHIPPPVSEKNVQTHLPRNRLYRNNGNGTFSDITDSAGVGDIGYGVGCASADVNNDGYPEIYVTNYGTNRLYSNNGDGTFTDVTQKAGVGDERWGTSCAFLDYDLDGDVDLYVVNYMKFSLAENRRWETKGIRTYCSPTDQIAGSHFVSEPDILYRNNGDSTFTDVTEAVGISHRALGLAVAVGDYNNDGTPDLHVANDMEADLFYYNNGDGTFTETADFNGTGYDENGFPGSGMGNAFGDYNNDGFLDLVVSNASSLPVILYQNDTAAFFTDVSFVSGIGAVTLPYFKWAVEFFDYNNDGLLDLFVANGHLQENISLFSESTYPQADLIFRNVRRQDGTYYFTDASTAVGLTRLPKKVSRGAAFGDYDNDGDIDIFLNNSNQPATLLRNEGGNSNHWLTVQPIGTRSNASGIGTKIVVKAGDLSLSKEVRSGASYLSQSDLRVHFGLGENAEVDTLEIHWQSGLIEQFANLKSDQMLRVKEGQGIVDGQETK, from the coding sequence ATGAGATGCTTTTTCTGGATTGTTCTCTTCCTCACCTTGCCTACGTTCGCTTTTGCTGAAGTTCAATTCGTTGACGCTACTGCCGATGCGGGCATCACTTTTCAACATGTTGATGGCAGAACCGGCGAAAAATTTCTCATTGAGACGCTCGGTTCTGGTGCTCTATTTTTTGACTTTGATATTGATGGACACCTCGACCTTTATGTAGTCAACGCTACGCATATCCCGCCGCCAGTTAGCGAAAAAAACGTCCAAACCCATCTCCCCCGAAACAGACTCTATCGGAACAACGGCAACGGCACTTTTAGCGATATTACGGATAGTGCGGGGGTTGGTGATATAGGTTATGGGGTTGGGTGTGCATCTGCCGATGTCAACAATGATGGATACCCCGAAATTTACGTAACTAACTATGGAACTAACCGACTCTATTCTAACAATGGCGATGGCACTTTTACTGATGTAACACAAAAGGCGGGGGTCGGTGATGAACGTTGGGGAACGAGTTGTGCTTTCCTTGATTACGATTTAGATGGGGATGTTGACCTATACGTAGTCAACTATATGAAATTTTCTCTTGCAGAGAACCGGCGGTGGGAGACCAAGGGTATCAGAACATATTGCAGCCCGACGGATCAGATTGCTGGCAGCCACTTTGTAAGTGAACCTGACATCCTCTATCGTAATAATGGAGATAGCACTTTCACGGATGTTACAGAGGCTGTGGGGATTTCGCATCGTGCCCTCGGTCTTGCTGTCGCAGTCGGAGACTATAACAACGATGGAACACCGGACCTACACGTTGCCAACGATATGGAGGCAGACCTCTTCTACTATAACAACGGGGATGGCACCTTTACCGAGACTGCCGATTTCAACGGGACAGGCTATGATGAGAACGGTTTTCCGGGAAGCGGGATGGGAAACGCATTCGGTGATTACAATAACGATGGTTTTCTTGATCTTGTTGTTAGTAATGCTTCTTCATTGCCTGTGATTCTCTATCAAAACGACACTGCTGCATTTTTTACCGATGTTTCTTTCGTTTCAGGAATTGGAGCAGTAACACTTCCATATTTTAAGTGGGCAGTCGAATTCTTTGATTACAATAACGATGGTCTCCTTGACCTCTTTGTTGCGAATGGGCATCTTCAAGAGAACATCTCGCTTTTTTCGGAGAGCACCTATCCACAGGCGGACTTGATTTTCCGAAATGTGCGTAGGCAAGATGGCACGTATTACTTTACCGATGCGTCTACTGCGGTAGGACTGACACGACTCCCGAAGAAAGTTAGTCGAGGTGCAGCGTTTGGAGATTACGACAATGACGGGGATATTGATATTTTTCTCAACAACTCCAATCAACCCGCAACGCTTCTCCGAAATGAAGGGGGTAATAGCAATCACTGGTTGACAGTCCAACCTATTGGGACTCGAAGCAACGCATCCGGTATTGGTACGAAGATAGTTGTGAAAGCCGGTGATTTGTCTCTTTCCAAAGAAGTACGGAGTGGGGCGAGTTACCTCTCACAAAGCGATCTCCGCGTTCACTTTGGACTCGGGGAAAATGCAGAGGTTGATACTCTTGAAATTCACTGGCAAAGCGGGCTTATAGAGCAGTTTGCTAACCTGAAGTCAGATCAAATGCTTCGCGTTAAAGAGGGACAGGGGATTGTAGACGGTCAGGAAACAAAATAA